DNA from Blastocatellia bacterium:
CGCTGACATCCTCTTTCTCGATGCCGCGCACTAGAATGACTAAGACGAACGGCCGCTTGGCGTACACAATGGCGGCGTCGTGATGGATGCGCGTGATCGAGCCTGTTTTGTGAGCCACGGGCGTGCCGGGCGGCAAACCGGCTGGGATCGCTTCGTTGAACTTTTGTCGCTTGAGAATCTCCACCATGCGGCGACTCGATTTGCGATCAACGGCTTGACCCTTGGCCAGGCTCTCCATCAAGCGCAGCAAGCCGCGCGCGGTCGTCGTGTTGTTGAGTCCCTTTTCAAAGGCTTTACTGTCCTCCACACCGCGCAAGATGTTCAAGCCCTCGGCGCCCAATGCAGCCACCGTGCGACGGATGTTGTCCACGCCCAATTTTTCGATCAGCAAATTGGTAGCAAGATTGCTGCTGACCGTAATCATGCGGTCGCATAATTGCTCCAGCGTCATCGCCTGACCAATCAAGCGATACGTTTCCTCATCCGAATCGCTCTTCATGTCGAGGTGATAGACGCTGCCATCCACGATGCTGTGGAATTGGTTTTTGACCGTCAACGGATCGTCTAATCGCAGCTTGCCGGCTCTAACCTGATTGAACAACTCGACCATCACAGCCACCTTCATGGTGCTGGCCGCGTGAAAGACTTTATCCGGCTCAATCATCAGTTCATCCTTGCCATCCAGCGTGCGAGCTGCGACGGCCACTTCAGCGCCACTCGTGCCGATCAGTTGCTCAATTTGAGCGCGCGCGTCAGCCAAACGTGATGCAGTCTGCGTCGCCGTGGCCAGACACACGAGCAATGGAATGATCCTGATCATCGTGACCTCCTCACCAATGAATGCCCCGTGTCAGTTGGACAAAGGCGATCTGCTCAGGCGTTAATTCGATTTCGCCATCGGTTCGCCCTTGCGCCGCCGCTGATTCAGGGAACATACGGAACGCGGTGTTGAGAATGATATGTCCGACTTTCGGCGCAATCGCGTTGACCACTTGCGCAAAGATGCCCAGCCGGGTCGTGATCCGCACCGGCTTGTAGATGATCGCTTGAGCGACCATGTCAGCAGCTTCTTCAGGAGAAATGGCCGGCAGTCGGTCATAGAGCTTGGTCGGCGCAATCATCGGCGTTCTGACCAGTGGCATGTGAATCGTGGTAAAGCTGATGCCATTGTCGGCAAATTCGGACGCAGCGCAACGGGAAAAGGCATCCAGCGCGGCTTTCGAGGCGACGTAGGCAGAAAAGCGCGGCGGATTGGCCAGCACGCCAAGCGTCGAAATGTTGATGATATGCCCGCGATGCTGACGAACCATGCTGGGTAAAAAACCGAGAATCAGTCGGAGCGAGCCGAAATAATTGAGCTGCATCGTGCGCTGAAAGTCGTGAAAGCGATCATACGAAGCGGCAATGGCGCGACGAATCGAGCGCCCAGCGTTGTTAATCAGAATGTCCACGCTGCCGTGCTCCTGCAGCACACGATTGATCATCACATCGCAGGCGGCCAGGTCGGTCAGGTCACATGGATAGACGAACGCCGTGCCTCCGCGGGCTTCAATCAGTTGTTTCGTCTCGAGCAGTTTATCTTCGCTGCGCGCCACCAGAATGACGCGGGCGCCCGCTTCGCCTAATTTCAGCGCCGTGGCGCGGCCAATGCCCGAAGACGCGCCGGTGACCACGACGACGCGATCGCGCACCTGACCACTCAGGCTGCGGTCAATGAACAGGTCAGGGTCAAGATGTCGTTCCCAGTAATCCCACAGCCGATGGGCATAACTCTCCAGCGGCGGCGCGACGAGCCCTGTGCCGCGCAGCGCGCGGTCAGCTTCGCGGCTATCGAATCGCGTCGGGTAGTTCAGATAGCGAAGTATCTGGCGCGGAATGCCCAAGTCTGAAAGCACCTGCTGCGTGATCCGGCGCACCGGCGCCAGCGACCCCAACCCATCAATCACCGCCGACGGAATGAAACTGAACATGCGCGCATTCACCCGCAACGTCATCTGCGGCGCATGGGCAGCCCGCGCAAACACGTTCAGGACTTCGCCAACGCGCAGCGGATGATGATCCACCAGATGAAAACATTTGCCATCTTCGCCGCGCTTGTGCGCAATGTGATCAATCGCGCCAGCGACGAAATCCACCGGCACGATGTTGATTCGGCCGCCTTCAATGCCAATCATCGGCATCCACGCTGGCAGCAACGCGCGCAGCTTTTGAATCAGCTTGAAGAAGTAGTACGGCCCATCAATTTTATCCATCTCGCCGGTTTGCGAGTGGCCGACGACCATGCCGGGCCGATAAATTCGCCAAGGCCGCTTCAAAGTTTGCCGCACCAGCTTCTCGCTCTCGTGTTTGGTGCGGAAATAGGGATGATCTAGGCCCTCGGCTTCTTCAAACATGTCTTCGCGGAACACGCCTTCATAGAGTCCGGCCACAGCAATCGAGCTGATATGATGGAAGCACCCCACCTGGAGGGCTTCGGCCAGTTCAATGGCGTGGCGTGTGCCCTCAACGTTGGCAACACGTTGACGCTCGGCGTCAGCAGCGAAATCATACACAGCAGCCAGATGAAACATGTGTTTGATCTTGCCGCGCAGCTTGTTGATTTGGGCTTGCGAAAGGCCAAGGTGGGGTTTCTCCAAATCGCCGATGATGGCCACAACGCGGCGACGATCAACACCCCAGCGCCGACGCAATCCATCCAACTTATCAAGCGACTGCTGCCGCACCAGTGCGTAGACCGTGCCGTTGCGCTCCAGTAACCGTTGCACCAGATGCCGCCCGATGAACCCCGTTGCGCCGGTAATGAAATAGCTCATGCACGAATCCTCCTGTGATCTGGAAAGCTTGGTCATCCTCCTTATGGTAGTTTGGCCAGACGTTCGCGGGCCACCCTGGTATGAGCGTCTTCCGGCGCCAGTTCGACCGCTTTCTGGAACGCAGCTTTCGCCTGCTCGATCTGCCCCAACGCTTCATAGCAAAGTCCTAAGTTCGTGTAGGCCAGCCGATGCTGCGGCTGCATGCGAACCAACTGCGTGAGCGCGTTGATTGCTTCCTGATGGCGATTTGTTTTCAGATACACATCACCAAGCGCATAGAGCAGGACCGGATGACCGGGCGCGTACTGCTGGGCGATCCGTAACTGCTCCAACGCTTCTGCATACTTGCCCTGCTTGGTCAACAAAATACCCAAATTGATGCGCGGCTCCGGATAGGACGGCCTGACCCGTAACGCCTCGGCGTAAGTTGCTGCGGCCTGCTCCAGCTTGCCCTGATGGTCGTAGACCCACGCTAGGTTATACCACGCCTCCGCTTTCATTGGCGCGATCTCAATCGCCCGGCGCAGCGGCGCCTCAGCTTCAGCCAGTCGGTTCAGCTCGGTGTACGTCACGCCGAGGTTGTAATAGGTATCAACATGAATGGCGCCGGCCTTGATCGCTTTCTGGTAATGCTCAATAGCCTCCGCATATTTCCCTTGCTGGCGGTAGATGTTGGCCAAATTGCTGTGCGCGTCGTAATAGTTCGGATCATACTGGACGGCTCGGCGGTAGGCTTGCTCAGCTTCGGCCAGTTGATTCTGCTCCTGGTAGTGCGCGCCAAGATAGTTGTGCAGGAAGGGACGCTGCGGCGCCCATTGCAACGCGCGATTGGCCATGACGAAACCGTTCTGCCAAAAGCCGTTTTGATAGACCGTGAGCAGAAACAAGACCGAGGCCGTGACAACTGTTGGCATGATGGTAGCCTGCTTGCGACGCACGCTCAGATACTCGTTCAATCGCCCCAAGGCCAGCGCCATCAGCAGGCAAAATCCTATGGATGGCACGTAGAGATACCGATCATGCAGAAGCGACTCTTGCGGATTAAACGTCTTGAGATTGAGCACCGGCAGCAAAAACAACACGAGCAATGCAAGCGAGCGAAGTCCTATCGGCGACGCGCGTAGCAACCAGATGGCGCCGGCCAACAGCGCCAGCACGCCGAGCGCAGCGCCCCAGAATCGTGGGTCTGTCGCCGACGTGACATACGAATGATCGTAGATCACAGCGAGCGGGTACGGCACGAGCAGCAAGCGAGCATAGGCGAGCAGAATCGAAGGAATGGTCAACAGCACATGCGCGTTTGAAATGCCAATCGCCTTCGGCTCCGGCTTGCTGATGAATCCCAACACAGCGTAGCGCGCTAGCAGGTAGATGATGGTCACGGCCAGAACCGGCGCGGCTCGTTTCAAGGCTCGCGTCACTGCGGCCACCGATGATTCACCGGCCGCTTTGTCGAGCCATTCGCGCACAGCCAGAAAGACTGGCAGCACAATCGCCACTTCCTTGC
Protein-coding regions in this window:
- a CDS encoding class A beta-lactamase-related serine hydrolase codes for the protein MIRIIPLLVCLATATQTASRLADARAQIEQLIGTSGAEVAVAARTLDGKDELMIEPDKVFHAASTMKVAVMVELFNQVRAGKLRLDDPLTVKNQFHSIVDGSVYHLDMKSDSDEETYRLIGQAMTLEQLCDRMITVSSNLATNLLIEKLGVDNIRRTVAALGAEGLNILRGVEDSKAFEKGLNNTTTARGLLRLMESLAKGQAVDRKSSRRMVEILKRQKFNEAIPAGLPPGTPVAHKTGSITRIHHDAAIVYAKRPFVLVILVRGIEKEDVSAALMAKITELVYQATQ
- a CDS encoding SDR family oxidoreductase, producing MSYFITGATGFIGRHLVQRLLERNGTVYALVRQQSLDKLDGLRRRWGVDRRRVVAIIGDLEKPHLGLSQAQINKLRGKIKHMFHLAAVYDFAADAERQRVANVEGTRHAIELAEALQVGCFHHISSIAVAGLYEGVFREDMFEEAEGLDHPYFRTKHESEKLVRQTLKRPWRIYRPGMVVGHSQTGEMDKIDGPYYFFKLIQKLRALLPAWMPMIGIEGGRINIVPVDFVAGAIDHIAHKRGEDGKCFHLVDHHPLRVGEVLNVFARAAHAPQMTLRVNARMFSFIPSAVIDGLGSLAPVRRITQQVLSDLGIPRQILRYLNYPTRFDSREADRALRGTGLVAPPLESYAHRLWDYWERHLDPDLFIDRSLSGQVRDRVVVVTGASSGIGRATALKLGEAGARVILVARSEDKLLETKQLIEARGGTAFVYPCDLTDLAACDVMINRVLQEHGSVDILINNAGRSIRRAIAASYDRFHDFQRTMQLNYFGSLRLILGFLPSMVRQHRGHIINISTLGVLANPPRFSAYVASKAALDAFSRCAASEFADNGISFTTIHMPLVRTPMIAPTKLYDRLPAISPEEAADMVAQAIIYKPVRITTRLGIFAQVVNAIAPKVGHIILNTAFRMFPESAAAQGRTDGEIELTPEQIAFVQLTRGIHW
- a CDS encoding tetratricopeptide repeat protein — its product is MASAQKSKKQSVGKQTGSAAALGNRPTKTASAARSSSSEQGRPASGSGLLPLVRHEWRTMAIVLGVTCLAYLNALDGEFVYDDRFQVLRNQMIRSLDNLPEMFAQSVWQFMNLASEEAVGLYYRPLFNVVLAINYNLFGTESTFGWHFVSLLIHLLVTLMVYVLARQWGLARQAAFAAALLFGVHPTHSESVAWISGLPDPLAALFILPAVLFHERYYHGGKSHWHQLGLSLLFALLAMLSKEVAIVLPVFLAVREWLDKAAGESSVAAVTRALKRAAPVLAVTIIYLLARYAVLGFISKPEPKAIGISNAHVLLTIPSILLAYARLLLVPYPLAVIYDHSYVTSATDPRFWGAALGVLALLAGAIWLLRASPIGLRSLALLVLFLLPVLNLKTFNPQESLLHDRYLYVPSIGFCLLMALALGRLNEYLSVRRKQATIMPTVVTASVLFLLTVYQNGFWQNGFVMANRALQWAPQRPFLHNYLGAHYQEQNQLAEAEQAYRRAVQYDPNYYDAHSNLANIYRQQGKYAEAIEHYQKAIKAGAIHVDTYYNLGVTYTELNRLAEAEAPLRRAIEIAPMKAEAWYNLAWVYDHQGKLEQAAATYAEALRVRPSYPEPRINLGILLTKQGKYAEALEQLRIAQQYAPGHPVLLYALGDVYLKTNRHQEAINALTQLVRMQPQHRLAYTNLGLCYEALGQIEQAKAAFQKAVELAPEDAHTRVARERLAKLP